The genome window TATTTTTATAGGTGGCCGCATGGTCAATGCCTTTCTGCTGGCCAAAAAGTTTTCCGAACTGGTGCCCTCCCTGAAACAGGACGACCTCCCCGCCAAGCTGTTTGTCAACAAGTCACCGGAGGAACGCGAGGACGTGCTGAAGGAAGTCCGCTATGCCGACGAGATCATGAAGCTGGCAGCAGCCAACAAGGTCAGCATCGTCTTTCCGGACGACTACAAGATCACCAAGGATTACTTCGAAACCGAATACGTGGTGAAGGACGAGCCGGATTTCGAAGACGATTTTCAATTGGACCTGGGCCCCAAGACCATCGAAAACTTTGCCCGCAAGATTTTATTGGAAGGACAGACCGGTGAAATCCAGAATGTCTTCTGGAACGGCCCGCTGGGGGCTTACGATCACCCGCAGACGGAGCAGTATGCGGAAGGATCGGTGAAGCTGGCCGAGCTTCTGTTTGCGGCGGCGATCAGTAATGAAAACATGTCGGTGGTCATCGGCGGGGGCGACTCCGCAGCCATTCTCAACAAGCTGGATTTGGAAGGGGTGAAGTATCAGGTGCGGGGGCGTATCATTCAGCAACTGCACAAAACCGTCAATGCCTCGATGCTGTCCATCGGCTTCAACAACGTGGACACGTACAATCTGTGCAACTACTTTTCTTCGAACTTTTTTGTTTCCACCGGCGGCGGGGCGGCGTTGGAGTTTCTGGAAGGTTACTTCAAGGACCGGGGCGCGTCGCCCACTCCGTCTTACCTGCCCGGCACCGCCATTCTTTTGGAACTCACATCCGCCTGATCGGGACCCGTGGAATCCTCTTCCGCCAACCGCTCACGCAGAGAGTCGAGCACGGTGTATAAAGACAGCGCTTCAATTTTAAATTTCCGATAGCAGTCGCTGGTTCGCTGCGCCAGATCCAGCAGGTCCTTGCCTTCAAAATTTTCCTTTCGCCGATCGAACATGTCGCACAATGGGTTGAGTTCGGGATGCGTCAAACCGATTTTCCGGATGGCGTCATCGATGCCGGCGATGCGCTCCCCCAGTGCCTGGATGCGGGGCTTGTCGAACCCATGATCGCCGTAAATCTGCATCAGCTTGTCGCTGGTGACGCCCCCGTCCGTAAGCAGTCGCAAGAGCCGGTGCAGTTCTTCCTGCTTGCGGAGCACCCGGTCCCAAAGCCCATCTTCACCCCGTACGTCATAGTGCTGCTCCAGAAAATCTCCCATCTCTTTCAAAGCCGCTTCGGAAGGCGTCTCCCGGGTTTCCATCAGACAATCGCGCCACATGCGGCGGTACGCCTGAGAGAATAACGTTTCCATTGCAAGAGGATGGCGGATGAGCGGTTTGTAGGCCAGGTAGCCTTCCTCGTCAAAATACGATTCCAGCAAGTCCATCTCGGGGAGATGCTGCATGAATTCGGGAACCTGCCAGCGCCCGGACTCCAGATGACCGTGAATCAAGGCCGACACATGCCGGGGCTGCACCTTGTCCACGCAGATCACATTACTGCAATGCACATGGTAGCTGCACGGTGCACAGGCGATGTTGGCGCGGAAAATGAGGTCGCCTGCCGAATAGGGGCCGGTTTCGGCAGGATGCGCATGGGCGAAGAACAAACCGACGATGCGGACACCCAGAGCGGCGGCGATGTGCATGGTGCCGGTGTCGTTGGTGACCAGATAGCGGCATCGTTTCAACATGCCTATCAGTTGGGTGATAGACGTCTGGCCGCACAAATTCACAATCCGTGTGGGGTTTTTGGATGCACCGATGATCTGTTCCGACAACTCCGTTTCGGATTTCACGCCGAACAGAATGGTTCGCGCATTCGATGTTTCGATCAGGCGATCGACCAACTCTGCAAATCGCGAGGCCGGCCAACGCCGGTCTGCAATGCTGGACCCTGCCTGAATGCCGATCACCAGTTCATCCTGATCGATGCCATGGGTTTCGATCACCCCGGAGACGGCCGCTTCATCCTCGGCTCCATTGCGCACCAGAATGCCGCTGGTGGCGGGCTCGATATCGCCGCCCCGCCCAAAAATATCGACGAGGTTGAATGTGTTATAAGGCCGGTTCATGGGCTCGATGAAAAAGTACTGGAACCACGGGTGCTCGGTTTTGCGATCCCCCTCTTCATTACAGCAAAATCCGCGGGCCTCCGGGATTTGCAGGTACTTGATCATGTACGCGCTGAGAAAAGAATGACTGAGATTGACCACCAGATCGAAATTTTTGCCGCGTAAAGCATCCAGACACTTTTTTAAATACTGCACAAGGGTCACCCAGACGACTTCTTTGCTCCAGTCCTGATCGTTGTACTGGCCGATGTCGAACACCACCAATTCATCCACATGGAGGATTTTGCGAGCAAACTCTTCAAAGGACCTGTTTACAGCCAGGGTGATTTTTGCATCGGGGTGCTTCTGCCGCAACCCGGCAATGAGTGGCGTGCACTGAACGAGATCGCCCATGCGCGTCTGGTTGAGGATGAGGATATTTTTTGGCATATCAACCCTTTTTTGGAATGATTTGGTCCACCATGAGAAACAACAGCTCCGGATCGGAAAACGACCCGTCGTTCTCGTTGATCTGGTCCAGGACGGTTTGAAACGTAAAATCTTTTTTGCCGCGAAAAGGTTTCAAGAAAGCTTCCAGTTCGGCATCGTTTTGAACCTGTTCCAGGGCACGGTCGATCTCGCTCTTCCGGTTTTCCAGGCGTACGCACAGTTCCTCTTCCCGGTCAGAATAAATGTGCAGCAGCATTTCCTGCATCCGGTGCCGCATGGTGTGTTCTTTCAGAACCCGCTCCCTTGCCTTGCGAACCACCTCCTGGCGTTCTTCTTCATGTTCCATGTAATAGAGAGCCTTGTCCCGCATCTCATCGAGCGTGGTGAACGTGACCATTTCCTCGCCAATGCGGAAACAGTCTCCCATTTCAGACCGGGAATCGACCAGTTGAAACCCACCGCAGGCGGCGATCTCAAAGGTTCGGGGATTGACGAAGTCACCATTCGGATTGATCCCGTCATGATATGTCGAGGAATGCAGATTCAGGTTGACCTTGCCTGCATTGTATATTTTCACGCAATCGTCACTGTCCACACGCTCTCCGTTATTCTGGATGTGTGGCCAGTAACCCGAGTTCTGCACCCAACCGGTGCCCCATATTTTGAAATTCTGATCTAGCAGGCGGGCGAAGGCACGATGCCGGTTGTAATACCCTTCCCCCATGAAGGAAAGGTCGGCCTGAAATTTTTTCTTATCTTCATCGGAGAGTTCCAAAGGTTTGTGAATGGGAGGGTGCGCCGCCTGCGGCAGATAGTAGAAGTTACTCAGACCCTGTTCACCCAGCTTCCTGAAAAACTCGCCCTGTTGAATGGTGAAAAAATAATCGTACTGACCGGCCACGTCCTTCCAGTAAGTCAGCGTGTGGCAGTCTTCGACGAACCAGAACGCCACCGGGATTTTCATTACTTTCAGTTTGGAAACCGCTTCTGCACTCATCGGTGCCTGCGCCAACCCCAGAACCAGGTCGGGCTTGAACTCGACGGCGCGTGCAACCACGGCTTCTCCCATCAACTCCATGAGTTTGTGGTTCAGGAATTTCTGATTGTTCTCGATACGGGTTATTTTTTGAATTTCAAAATAGGCGTCCTTGAAGCGATCGCAATCGACGCTATCCACCACATGCCCCATGGACGCCAAAGCATCCTTGCAGAATCTGGCCGTCGGCAGCGACCCGCCATAAACGGGATTGACCACAAGGATACGCAACGACTTGGTCTCCAGCACATCCAGAGTCCGAATGCACTGCTCCATCTTTTCAAAATACTGGGATGACACAAAAGTTGACGGCTGATGGACGAATACCTCCCAGTTCCGGGTTTCGTTGCGTGCCAGGATTTTGGGAGGCGGTTCATCGATACGGAATTGAACACGCTGCAGGCAATCACGCAGATCCACGTGCTGGAGGAAGGCGCGGAATAAATCCAGTCTCGGTTCAATGACGATAATCGGATTGTCAAACCGCTCAACGATTTCTTTGAGATGATACCCGAATCCCAAACCAAGCACGGCAATGACCGAATCGCCTTGCGGTTCAAAGCCAACGAGACTGTCCACGGCTTCCTTTTTCGGGTAATACCTGCTGTGCAGGGAAATCTCCCCGTAC of Nitrospina watsonii contains these proteins:
- a CDS encoding phosphoglycerate kinase encodes the protein MPCLDDLTPADLIEKTIFIRVDFNVPLVNTSKGYRVADDTRIRRFVDTTFKKIHELTDGNCRIIIGSHLGRPHKKKDFMGWDGVFNIQFVCSHFDTLIRELYGDTYTIFPPEITDSHLKDSLSIITNHRLPRGGIKFLPNLRYLLEPNNPDTYREEFMKEVAKFSDVFINCAFGCSHRVTKSIQVLPQYMRQQGKIVVAGNLLNSEITRLGKFAQKALDYPEKTAVIAGGAKIADKIGILKQFVDSRIRLIFIGGRMVNAFLLAKKFSELVPSLKQDDLPAKLFVNKSPEEREDVLKEVRYADEIMKLAAANKVSIVFPDDYKITKDYFETEYVVKDEPDFEDDFQLDLGPKTIENFARKILLEGQTGEIQNVFWNGPLGAYDHPQTEQYAEGSVKLAELLFAAAISNENMSVVIGGGDSAAILNKLDLEGVKYQVRGRIIQQLHKTVNASMLSIGFNNVDTYNLCNYFSSNFFVSTGGGAALEFLEGYFKDRGASPTPSYLPGTAILLELTSA
- a CDS encoding glycosyltransferase family 9 protein is translated as MPKNILILNQTRMGDLVQCTPLIAGLRQKHPDAKITLAVNRSFEEFARKILHVDELVVFDIGQYNDQDWSKEVVWVTLVQYLKKCLDALRGKNFDLVVNLSHSFLSAYMIKYLQIPEARGFCCNEEGDRKTEHPWFQYFFIEPMNRPYNTFNLVDIFGRGGDIEPATSGILVRNGAEDEAAVSGVIETHGIDQDELVIGIQAGSSIADRRWPASRFAELVDRLIETSNARTILFGVKSETELSEQIIGASKNPTRIVNLCGQTSITQLIGMLKRCRYLVTNDTGTMHIAAALGVRIVGLFFAHAHPAETGPYSAGDLIFRANIACAPCSYHVHCSNVICVDKVQPRHVSALIHGHLESGRWQVPEFMQHLPEMDLLESYFDEEGYLAYKPLIRHPLAMETLFSQAYRRMWRDCLMETRETPSEAALKEMGDFLEQHYDVRGEDGLWDRVLRKQEELHRLLRLLTDGGVTSDKLMQIYGDHGFDKPRIQALGERIAGIDDAIRKIGLTHPELNPLCDMFDRRKENFEGKDLLDLAQRTSDCYRKFKIEALSLYTVLDSLRERLAEEDSTGPDQADVSSKRMAVPGR
- a CDS encoding CgeB family protein; this translates as MNHFDSNIQILEKTDPGLAARVKLEPYPEHITVVTAKDGQAVPVYGEISLHSRYYPKKEAVDSLVGFEPQGDSVIAVLGLGFGYHLKEIVERFDNPIIVIEPRLDLFRAFLQHVDLRDCLQRVQFRIDEPPPKILARNETRNWEVFVHQPSTFVSSQYFEKMEQCIRTLDVLETKSLRILVVNPVYGGSLPTARFCKDALASMGHVVDSVDCDRFKDAYFEIQKITRIENNQKFLNHKLMELMGEAVVARAVEFKPDLVLGLAQAPMSAEAVSKLKVMKIPVAFWFVEDCHTLTYWKDVAGQYDYFFTIQQGEFFRKLGEQGLSNFYYLPQAAHPPIHKPLELSDEDKKKFQADLSFMGEGYYNRHRAFARLLDQNFKIWGTGWVQNSGYWPHIQNNGERVDSDDCVKIYNAGKVNLNLHSSTYHDGINPNGDFVNPRTFEIAACGGFQLVDSRSEMGDCFRIGEEMVTFTTLDEMRDKALYYMEHEEERQEVVRKARERVLKEHTMRHRMQEMLLHIYSDREEELCVRLENRKSEIDRALEQVQNDAELEAFLKPFRGKKDFTFQTVLDQINENDGSFSDPELLFLMVDQIIPKKG